A genomic region of Limnohabitans curvus contains the following coding sequences:
- a CDS encoding LysM peptidoglycan-binding domain-containing protein, whose translation MRLDPSYNPQVNTTDASGMPKLPRSQLAYARTAPAFTRAMASASLSGSLAPEGSTAAWGTAVRSGQTLTGIVREQMAARGVNISNNEAMRLAQTVARSNNIANPNMIHPGQQLNLDSLNFSLQQAQAVNQAIAANKAAAASAAAPAVTPAANVNTLNTNTALGSATLAGTAQVQLLTRSDRSGNVVLEKTIDRAIEKGFIPAQDKQAVMNKIVQLSQEHRFAPDDFARLTLMESDGMNPKASNSRCHGIIQFCDGPDRGAASAGFGANPKAILGHSVLQQLDMVGKYFDDTGLKNFGPVGLDDLYLTVLTPAARNETRPNAALNIPGQQAAYLHVNRDMRAPITRNSILAGLHQNANERLGTEVAQRPSMQAARLSAYAAQAAVTEAR comes from the coding sequence ACGCCTCCGGCATGCCCAAGCTGCCGCGGAGTCAGTTGGCGTATGCCCGCACCGCGCCCGCTTTCACGCGCGCGATGGCCAGCGCCAGCCTATCTGGTTCATTGGCCCCCGAGGGCAGCACGGCAGCGTGGGGCACCGCGGTTCGTTCAGGCCAAACGTTGACAGGCATCGTGCGCGAGCAAATGGCTGCGCGCGGCGTGAACATTTCGAACAACGAAGCCATGCGCTTGGCGCAAACCGTGGCGCGTTCGAACAACATCGCCAACCCCAACATGATTCACCCAGGTCAGCAGCTGAACCTGGACAGTTTGAATTTTTCTTTGCAACAAGCGCAAGCGGTGAACCAAGCCATTGCGGCCAACAAAGCCGCCGCAGCTTCGGCGGCAGCCCCCGCGGTCACGCCTGCCGCCAACGTCAACACCTTGAACACCAACACAGCCTTGGGCAGTGCCACCTTGGCAGGCACTGCCCAAGTGCAGTTGCTCACGCGCTCAGACCGCAGTGGCAATGTGGTGCTGGAAAAAACCATCGATCGCGCGATTGAAAAGGGCTTCATCCCCGCGCAAGACAAACAAGCGGTGATGAACAAGATTGTTCAGCTCTCGCAAGAGCACCGCTTTGCCCCCGATGACTTTGCTCGCCTCACCTTGATGGAGAGCGATGGCATGAACCCCAAAGCCTCTAACAGCCGTTGTCACGGCATCATCCAGTTTTGTGATGGCCCTGACCGCGGCGCAGCCAGCGCAGGTTTTGGTGCCAATCCCAAAGCCATTCTGGGCCACAGCGTGTTGCAGCAACTCGACATGGTGGGCAAGTATTTTGATGACACGGGCTTGAAGAACTTTGGCCCCGTGGGTTTGGATGATCTGTACTTAACCGTGCTCACCCCAGCCGCGCGTAACGAAACGCGTCCCAACGCTGCCTTGAACATTCCGGGTCAGCAAGCGGCTTATTTGCATGTGAACCGCGACATGCGTGCGCCCATCACGCGCAATTCCATCTTGGCGGGTTTGCATCAAAACGCCAATGAACGTTTGGGGACGGAAGTGGCGCAACGCCCCTCCATGCAGGCGGCTCGCTTGAGCGCCTATGCCGCACAAGCGGCTGTGACGGAAGCTCGCTAA
- the flgB gene encoding flagellar basal body rod protein FlgB, producing MDVFKSAFGIHERALGVRSQRMEVLARNIANADTPNYKAQDVDFKAMLKEAKTEYLTATNDKHYAGLQEAQDNGMRFRTPFNSSFDGNTVEMNVEQAQYGKAAGEYQATLQFLENRISGLRKAMRGE from the coding sequence ATGGACGTTTTTAAATCAGCCTTTGGAATTCACGAGCGTGCGCTTGGCGTGAGAAGCCAACGCATGGAAGTGCTGGCGCGCAACATCGCCAACGCCGACACGCCTAACTACAAAGCACAAGACGTTGATTTCAAGGCGATGCTCAAAGAAGCCAAGACTGAATATCTGACGGCCACCAACGACAAGCACTACGCCGGTCTGCAAGAAGCGCAAGACAACGGCATGCGTTTTCGCACACCGTTCAACAGCTCATTCGACGGCAACACCGTGGAGATGAACGTGGAACAAGCCCAATACGGTAAAGCCGCTGGTGAATACCAAGCGACTTTGCAATTCTTAGAAAACCGCATCAGCGGTCTTCGTAAAGCCATGCGCGGGGAGTAA
- the flgC gene encoding flagellar basal body rod protein FlgC, translated as MQLDNVFGIAGTALNAQSIRMNTTASNLANANSVAGSEEEAYRGRRPLFKALMDQEMTHAGAQFVGGVKVDRIVNDPAPIRKTWEPGNPLADKEGYVFHSNVNEMSEMVDMMAASRSYQNNVEVVNTARQLMMRTLEITKS; from the coding sequence ATGCAACTCGACAACGTTTTTGGTATTGCAGGCACCGCGCTGAACGCGCAGTCCATTCGCATGAACACCACAGCTTCCAACTTGGCCAACGCCAACTCGGTCGCGGGTTCAGAGGAAGAGGCCTACCGCGGCCGTCGTCCCTTGTTCAAAGCTTTGATGGACCAAGAAATGACACACGCAGGCGCTCAGTTCGTCGGTGGCGTCAAGGTGGACCGCATCGTCAACGACCCCGCACCCATTCGCAAGACGTGGGAGCCAGGTAACCCACTCGCCGACAAAGAAGGCTATGTCTTTCACTCCAACGTGAACGAAATGTCTGAGATGGTCGACATGATGGCCGCTTCGCGGTCTTACCAAAACAACGTCGAAGTGGTGAACACCGCACGTCAATTGATGATGCGCACCCTTGAAATCACCAAGAGCTAA
- a CDS encoding flagellar hook assembly protein FlgD, which translates to MATTATSTLPSGIVKYEDYQAQQKATPTNTNMGQTEFLTLFTTQLKNQNPLDPVKNEAFVAQLAQFSQLEATTAMKTSMQNLVSSLANDRLLGATSLIGKTVGVPDGPVAVTDTTVSQGVVNAPTGADGIKVEIFNDKGILVRTQILGPQPVGDVTIAWDGMNDGGTAVPNGNYRYVASVNSNGTVTKPTVNTYAQVTGVTSAGTADGTMLLEVAGGKTVNLTDVKRISY; encoded by the coding sequence ATGGCAACTACAGCAACCTCCACCCTGCCTAGTGGCATCGTCAAGTACGAAGACTACCAAGCGCAACAAAAAGCCACGCCCACGAACACCAACATGGGCCAGACGGAATTTTTGACACTCTTCACCACACAGTTGAAGAACCAAAACCCGTTGGACCCTGTCAAGAACGAAGCCTTCGTGGCCCAGCTCGCGCAGTTCTCACAACTCGAAGCCACCACGGCCATGAAAACCAGCATGCAGAACTTGGTCTCTAGCTTGGCCAATGACCGTTTGCTGGGTGCCACTTCCTTGATTGGCAAAACCGTTGGCGTGCCCGATGGTCCTGTGGCCGTCACGGACACCACCGTGTCGCAAGGCGTGGTCAATGCACCCACGGGCGCAGACGGTATCAAGGTTGAAATCTTCAATGACAAAGGCATCTTGGTGCGCACCCAAATCTTGGGCCCACAGCCTGTGGGCGACGTCACCATTGCGTGGGACGGCATGAACGACGGCGGCACCGCAGTGCCCAACGGCAACTACCGCTATGTGGCCTCGGTCAACAGCAACGGCACCGTCACCAAACCCACGGTCAACACCTACGCGCAAGTGACCGGTGTGACCAGCGCAGGCACCGCCGACGGCACCATGTTGCTCGAAGTCGCCGGTGGCAAGACAGTCAATTTGACTGATGTGAAACGCATCAGCTACTAA